In Candidatus Brocadia sp., the following proteins share a genomic window:
- a CDS encoding glycosyltransferase family 1 protein — protein MKNRINIGINMITSNETLRGTDRYITEILYQFSQMDTTNQYFIFYAHWQRFVKPLTAPNFQFIQMSPPKGTLLKAFWQALIFPKVVKTYNLNVLHYTNPIPILKRHCPIVVTIHDLAEFIQSEKYGRLKSYAKRLFVLLSVKKANFIITVSDTTRKAILDLLDYTPESIGVTLEGFSGNLSVDNDDNDGEYIFKKYHIPGNYILYVGVIEKTKQVESIVRAFSLLDDSLQRNYAIVIAGNKGNAYEDVKSAVHDCKLEEKVFFLGYVQDCDLKYLYKKAKVFVFPSLIEGFGLPVLEAMGHGIPIIASDIPVISEVAGDAAVLVNPHDVTALRDAINKVLLDEELRNSLITKSLERIKDFSWENTARKTLEIYKKLSLK, from the coding sequence TTGAAGAATAGAATAAACATCGGTATCAATATGATAACCTCGAACGAAACCTTAAGAGGCACAGACAGGTATATCACAGAGATACTCTATCAATTCTCCCAAATGGATACTACAAATCAGTACTTCATCTTCTATGCACACTGGCAAAGATTTGTAAAGCCACTCACAGCACCCAACTTTCAGTTTATACAAATGTCTCCGCCAAAAGGCACCCTGTTAAAGGCATTCTGGCAGGCACTGATATTCCCCAAAGTGGTAAAAACGTATAACCTCAACGTGCTTCATTATACAAACCCCATACCGATTTTAAAACGGCACTGTCCCATAGTGGTAACAATCCACGACCTTGCGGAATTTATTCAGTCGGAAAAATATGGGAGACTCAAAAGTTATGCAAAACGACTTTTCGTGCTCCTCAGTGTAAAGAAAGCCAATTTCATAATAACCGTATCGGATACCACGAGAAAGGCAATTCTTGATCTATTGGACTATACCCCTGAATCCATTGGTGTAACCCTGGAAGGTTTTTCAGGGAATTTATCCGTAGATAATGATGATAACGATGGTGAATATATTTTCAAAAAGTATCATATACCCGGGAATTATATACTCTATGTAGGTGTTATCGAAAAAACAAAGCAGGTTGAATCTATTGTAAGGGCGTTTTCCCTCCTTGACGATTCCTTACAAAGGAATTATGCAATTGTGATTGCTGGCAATAAAGGAAATGCTTATGAAGATGTAAAGTCAGCTGTTCATGATTGTAAATTAGAGGAAAAGGTTTTTTTCCTGGGATACGTTCAGGACTGCGATTTAAAATATCTTTATAAAAAAGCGAAGGTGTTTGTTTTTCCGTCTCTTATTGAAGGATTCGGCTTGCCTGTCCTGGAGGCGATGGGGCATGGAATACCGATCATTGCCTCTGATATTCCCGTAATATCAGAGGTTGCGGGGGATGCAGCCGTACTTGTCAATCCGCACGATGTTACTGCTCTCCGGGACGCAATAAACAAGGTGCTGCTGGACGAGGAGTTGAGAAACAGCTTAATCACGAAATCTTTAGAACGGATTAAGGATTTTTCGTGGGAGAATACTGCCCGGAAAACGTTGGAAATATACAAAAAATTATCCCTAAAGTAA
- a CDS encoding type III restriction endonuclease subunit R, giving the protein MKNEKMNRIAIAIKNRLSLRPPQADSLNILAELTDKLTLKKHTPNPLSRGELKSPLLGGDLGVGNTGGDSGVGFFLQQELEKVKTSYPTCTDFERNFPSLCFALATGVGKTRLMGAFVAYLYLSKGIKNFFILAPNITIYNKLIEDFSNPTSPKYVFQGIGEFVHRQPRIVTGDNYNAIAQTSFFESDAHINVFNISKINAETKGGKLPRIKRLSEYLGVSYFNYLSNLDDLVLLMDESHHYRADRGMQVINELNPILGLELTATPQVERSGGAIKFKNVVFEYSLAKAIQDGFVKEPAVATRKDFDPSKYSSDELDRIKLEDGIRIHEDTKVALDIYARDNRVKPVKPFVLVVAQDTTHAGKLKHLIISKAFFEGNYADKVMEIHSSQTGTEKEENVAQLISLERPENNIEIVIHVNMLKEGWDVTNLYTIIPLRTATSMTLREQTIGRGLRLPYGKRTGNDKVDKLTIVAHDKFQEIIDAANQPDSIIKRQNIIEIDPQEISGQKEVITSASNIEQQFEEEQKRIERIAEPEQRQKAQINFELRKTILSTLPELNNAVANVNELTKSEIKQIAVEKIKQMICSTLQKSLFAAEMIKEVEEAYEAVVLDFVQNIIEIPRITIQQSNEVRSGFKDFDLDTKNLNYQPVSEEILVKKLREQENSVDIISGKGRGIHDSPENIIVNELMNYPEIDYDGQSDLLFKVADQAIEKFRTYLDDDKLMNVVLYNKREIAGYIHSQLMQHFYLEAPSYEKPMVRPFTKIEEHNLSKYTKDSIHHFTETITPTNAIPNKVFSGFRKACHNLYKFDSKTEKDFAVILEQDKAVLKWLRPASSQFHIYWKHNSRQYNSDFVVEMKDAIYMVETKKEGDIGTTDVQEKAQAAVEYCKYATDFTIQNRGKPWKYILIPHNAVMVNMGFENLVRSYEYQSE; this is encoded by the coding sequence TTGAAAAATGAGAAAATGAACCGCATTGCCATTGCAATTAAAAATCGCTTGAGCCTTCGCCCACCGCAAGCAGATAGTCTGAATATACTGGCAGAGCTTACAGACAAGTTAACGTTAAAGAAACACACCCCCAACCCCCTCTCGAGAGGGGAGCTTAAAAGTCCCCTCTTGGGAGGGGATTTAGGGGTGGGTAATACGGGAGGGGATTCAGGGGTGGGTTTTTTCCTTCAACAAGAACTTGAAAAGGTAAAAACCAGTTACCCTACCTGCACCGATTTTGAAAGAAACTTTCCTTCTCTCTGTTTTGCTTTGGCTACGGGTGTTGGAAAGACACGGTTAATGGGGGCATTTGTGGCTTATCTGTATCTGTCAAAAGGTATAAAAAACTTTTTTATTTTGGCTCCTAATATTACCATTTATAACAAACTCATTGAAGATTTCTCCAATCCCACCAGCCCAAAATATGTATTTCAGGGGATTGGTGAGTTTGTTCACAGACAACCACGGATTGTTACCGGGGATAATTACAATGCCATTGCCCAAACTTCCTTTTTTGAGTCAGACGCACATATTAACGTATTTAATATTTCCAAGATAAATGCCGAAACAAAGGGCGGAAAACTTCCGCGCATTAAAAGGCTTTCGGAGTATTTAGGCGTTTCTTATTTTAATTACCTTTCAAACCTCGATGATCTTGTCCTGTTGATGGATGAGTCACATCATTATAGAGCAGATAGGGGAATGCAGGTTATTAATGAACTAAACCCAATTTTGGGTTTAGAACTTACAGCGACTCCACAAGTAGAACGAAGTGGAGGGGCTATTAAGTTTAAAAATGTCGTGTTTGAATATTCATTAGCTAAGGCTATTCAGGACGGTTTTGTGAAGGAACCGGCAGTGGCTACCCGCAAAGACTTTGACCCTTCCAAATATTCTAGTGATGAACTGGACAGGATAAAACTGGAAGACGGCATTCGTATCCACGAAGACACGAAAGTGGCTTTGGATATATATGCGCGGGATAATAGAGTAAAACCGGTAAAGCCTTTTGTGCTGGTTGTCGCCCAGGATACAACCCATGCCGGCAAATTAAAGCATTTGATCATTTCAAAGGCATTCTTTGAAGGTAATTATGCCGATAAGGTAATGGAAATCCACTCCAGCCAGACGGGTACGGAAAAAGAAGAAAATGTTGCACAGTTGATTTCTTTGGAAAGGCCAGAAAATAATATAGAAATTGTCATCCATGTTAATATGCTGAAAGAAGGTTGGGACGTAACTAATCTTTATACAATTATCCCCTTAAGAACGGCTACGTCTATGACCTTAAGAGAACAGACTATTGGCAGGGGCTTACGCTTGCCGTATGGGAAAAGAACGGGAAATGACAAGGTGGACAAATTAACTATTGTTGCCCACGATAAATTTCAGGAAATAATTGACGCAGCCAATCAACCCGATTCCATTATTAAAAGACAAAATATAATCGAAATTGACCCACAGGAAATTTCCGGGCAAAAAGAGGTAATTACCTCTGCTTCAAACATTGAACAGCAATTTGAGGAAGAACAAAAAAGGATTGAACGTATTGCCGAACCTGAACAAAGGCAAAAGGCACAGATTAATTTTGAACTCAGAAAGACGATCCTTTCGACACTTCCGGAACTCAACAATGCGGTGGCGAACGTCAATGAATTGACAAAGTCTGAAATCAAGCAAATAGCAGTAGAAAAAATAAAACAAATGATTTGCAGTACCCTTCAGAAAAGTTTATTTGCCGCAGAAATGATAAAGGAAGTTGAAGAAGCGTATGAAGCGGTGGTACTTGATTTTGTACAGAACATTATCGAAATTCCAAGGATTACTATTCAGCAAAGTAATGAAGTACGGTCGGGCTTTAAGGATTTTGACCTTGATACGAAAAATCTGAATTACCAACCGGTATCGGAAGAAATTTTGGTAAAAAAGCTTCGTGAACAGGAAAACAGTGTTGATATTATAAGCGGGAAGGGCAGAGGTATACATGACAGTCCGGAAAATATCATTGTTAACGAACTCATGAATTATCCGGAAATAGACTATGACGGACAGTCTGATTTGTTATTCAAAGTAGCTGATCAGGCAATTGAAAAATTCAGGACGTACCTTGATGATGATAAATTGATGAATGTCGTTCTCTATAATAAGAGAGAAATTGCGGGATATATTCATTCGCAATTAATGCAACATTTTTACCTTGAAGCACCAAGCTATGAAAAACCCATGGTAAGGCCTTTTACAAAAATCGAAGAACATAATCTTTCAAAATACACGAAAGACAGTATTCATCATTTTACAGAGACAATCACACCGACCAATGCCATTCCCAATAAGGTATTTAGTGGTTTCAGGAAGGCATGCCACAATTTGTATAAATTTGATTCCAAGACAGAAAAAGATTTTGCGGTCATTTTAGAGCAGGACAAGGCAGTTCTTAAGTGGCTAAGACCCGCATCGAGTCAATTCCACATATACTGGAAGCACAATTCAAGGCAATACAATTCTGATTTTGTAGTGGAAATGAAAGATGCTATTTATATGGTGGAAACCAAAAAAGAAGGTGATATTGGAACCACAGATGTTCAGGAAAAAGCCCAGGCAGCCGTAGAATATTGCAAGTATGCTACTGATTTTACCATTCAAAATAGAGGGAAACCCTGGAAATATATTTTAATACCGCATAATGCAGTTATGGTAAATATGGGCTTTGAGAACTTGGTAAGGAGTTATGAATATCAAAGTGAATAA